One Cellulomonas sp. Y8 DNA segment encodes these proteins:
- a CDS encoding Ig-like domain repeat protein, whose amino-acid sequence MRQFTFTSATAPLAYHHGDPTVFTLDVQVRQGDSDNHPPVPEGTVAITRTPVALVGGDGSPVGPPEQVATLQLDQDGRASMPLGTLEVGDYRFDVAYLGDATYEPSSSWRYVSVSAPVVVDPGPPNPETDPRLVPTLSWSIAPDNPVDDGPISMTVTVSGAAGTPQGEIEIGTVDTNDHYSRHTLSAGRASTVFGLPAGTQRLYVGYLGDATYRPASNAPGYASVTVLPRGGEVELGVPSALTGAVGSPTTFTVRVTSPWHLPAELLVEVDGVRVSTPAVPSSGVVPVTVPGQAPGVHAITLRTAATDDYPAASATVSLTVAASTPPARATEQPTGDVRASAARTAPGAAITVSASGYLAGEVVAFYLHSDPVFLGTAVADAAGVATLTVTVPADAPVGAHHIRGIGGTSGVWAEVPVTLAAGTGTAGGTAAAGTAGTTGDPSTRALAATGTGVITGLAAAAGLLLLGTGALALRRRLEAGRAG is encoded by the coding sequence GTGCGGCAGTTCACCTTCACGAGCGCGACGGCGCCGTTGGCGTACCACCACGGCGACCCGACCGTGTTCACCCTCGACGTCCAGGTCCGGCAGGGCGACTCGGACAACCACCCGCCGGTCCCGGAGGGGACGGTCGCCATCACCCGCACCCCGGTCGCGCTGGTCGGAGGCGACGGCTCGCCGGTCGGTCCGCCGGAGCAGGTCGCCACGCTGCAGCTCGACCAGGACGGTCGTGCCTCGATGCCGCTCGGCACGCTCGAGGTGGGCGACTACCGCTTCGACGTCGCCTACCTCGGTGACGCCACGTACGAGCCGTCCTCGAGCTGGCGGTACGTGTCGGTCTCGGCCCCGGTCGTCGTGGACCCCGGTCCCCCGAACCCGGAGACCGACCCGCGCCTGGTGCCCACGCTGTCGTGGTCGATCGCGCCGGACAACCCGGTCGACGACGGCCCGATCAGCATGACCGTCACGGTGTCCGGCGCGGCCGGCACGCCGCAGGGTGAGATCGAGATCGGCACGGTCGACACGAACGACCACTACAGCCGCCACACGCTGTCCGCCGGCCGGGCCTCGACCGTGTTCGGCCTGCCCGCGGGTACCCAGAGGCTCTACGTCGGCTACCTGGGCGATGCCACCTACCGGCCGGCGTCGAACGCGCCGGGCTACGCCAGCGTCACGGTGCTGCCGCGCGGCGGCGAGGTCGAGCTCGGCGTGCCCAGCGCGCTGACCGGTGCGGTCGGGTCCCCGACGACGTTCACCGTCCGTGTCACCAGCCCGTGGCACCTGCCTGCGGAGCTGCTCGTGGAGGTGGACGGCGTCCGGGTGTCGACGCCCGCGGTCCCGTCCTCGGGCGTCGTCCCGGTCACGGTTCCCGGCCAGGCGCCGGGCGTGCACGCGATCACCCTGCGGACCGCGGCGACCGACGACTACCCGGCCGCCAGCGCCACGGTCAGCCTGACGGTCGCCGCATCGACGCCGCCGGCCCGTGCCACCGAGCAGCCCACCGGCGACGTCCGCGCCTCGGCGGCCCGCACGGCTCCGGGCGCTGCGATCACGGTCAGCGCGAGCGGCTACCTGGCAGGCGAGGTGGTCGCGTTCTACCTGCACTCCGACCCCGTGTTCCTCGGGACCGCGGTCGCGGACGCCGCCGGAGTCGCGACCCTGACCGTGACCGTGCCCGCCGACGCCCCCGTCGGCGCGCACCACATCCGCGGCATCGGTGGCACCAGCGGGGTCTGGGCCGAGGTCCCGGTCACGCTCGCCGCGGGGACCGGTACCGCGGGCGGTACCGCGGCGGCCGGTACCGCCGGCACGACGGGTGACCCGAGCACGCGGGCGCTGGCAGCAACCGGCACCGGGGTGATCACCGGCCTCGCGGCTGCGGCCGGGCTGCTGCTCCTGGGCACCGGTGCGCTCGCGCTGCGACGACGTCTCGAGGCCGGCCGCGCCGGGTAG
- a CDS encoding SDR family NAD(P)-dependent oxidoreductase: protein MTQLDLTGRTALVTGSTQGIGAAIAAGLARAGARVAVNGRSPESVDAAVARLAAEHGDGPGSFVAAPGDVSTDAGAEAVRAAVPGVDVLVNNLGIFESRPALDITDDEWRRYFEVNVLAAVRLTRAYLPGMTGQGWGRVLNIASDSAVVIPAEMIHYGMSKTALLAVSRGFAKEAAGTGVTVNSVIAGPTHTGGVEDFVYSLVEKDLPWDEAQREFMRRHRPQSLLQRLIEPEEIANLVVYLASPLASATTGGALRVDGGYVDAILP from the coding sequence ATGACGCAGCTCGACCTCACCGGGCGCACCGCGCTCGTCACCGGTTCCACCCAGGGCATCGGCGCCGCCATCGCCGCCGGGCTGGCCCGCGCCGGCGCGCGGGTGGCCGTCAACGGCCGCTCGCCGGAGTCCGTCGACGCCGCCGTGGCCCGGCTGGCCGCCGAGCACGGCGACGGCCCGGGATCGTTCGTGGCGGCCCCGGGCGACGTCAGCACCGACGCGGGCGCCGAGGCGGTCCGCGCCGCCGTCCCCGGCGTCGACGTCCTGGTCAACAACCTGGGCATCTTCGAGTCCCGCCCGGCCCTGGACATCACCGACGACGAGTGGCGCCGCTACTTCGAGGTCAACGTGCTCGCCGCGGTGCGGTTGACCCGCGCCTACCTGCCGGGCATGACCGGTCAGGGCTGGGGTCGGGTGCTCAACATCGCGTCCGACTCCGCGGTCGTCATCCCCGCGGAGATGATCCACTACGGCATGTCCAAGACCGCGCTGCTCGCGGTCTCCCGGGGCTTCGCGAAGGAGGCCGCGGGCACCGGGGTCACCGTGAACTCGGTCATCGCCGGACCGACGCACACCGGCGGCGTCGAGGACTTCGTCTACTCGCTCGTCGAGAAGGACCTGCCGTGGGACGAGGCGCAGCGGGAGTTCATGCGTCGGCACCGGCCGCAGTCGCTGCTGCAGCGGCTCATCGAGCCGGAGGAGATCGCGAACCTGGTCGTGTACCTCGCGTCGCCGCTGGCGTCGGCGACGACCGGTGGTGCGCTGCGCGTGGACGGCGGGTACGTGGACGCGATCCTGCCCTGA